In Maylandia zebra isolate NMK-2024a linkage group LG9, Mzebra_GT3a, whole genome shotgun sequence, the genomic stretch CGAGCTGGGAGCATTTGATCTTCACAGGATTTGGCCTCACTTTAGCAGGAGGACAAATCTCATTTTGAGCAGTAGGACCGCCTCTGGGCTTCTGTGAGGtggggagaaaaacaaaacagatggcGAGAGCATCAGAAAAGCCATCTGACTCCTCTGGATCCTTATAGTAATACTGCCTCCAAAGACTGAAAGCTTTGACTGTGGGTACCCACAGCACACAGTAAATGCTAAACATTTTTGACCATTTTAAGGATTGATTGAAATAACGTATGACTAAAACATGAACATGTATATGTTTTGTTAGACTTACAGATTAACAGCACAGATCTTGAACTTACTGGCACAAGAATCCTCTGTCGTTCATAATGTCCTCTCCTGGCAAACAGAGGCCTCACCCTGATTTCATTCGTAGACCCTGTTGAAACAACATCAAACTATTTTCTTACTTAAGAAGATCAACAAACCTTCTCTTTACTTTCCTGTTTTGAGGGTTGTCTCATTTTTGCCCCTGTAGTGCACCTGTTGTTAATTTCCTTAACACCAAATCAGCAAAAACTGATGAACAATGCCCCTCTGCTACTTAACTCAACACATCAATATCCccaaagtttaactgacttgatgatGAACTCTGATCAACAAACGTTTCTTTAAATTGTTGATTTTTTAAAGTTCTGAATCAGGAAAAGGCAAGTTTTTTGTTCAGAAAAGAGTAAAATAATACAACAGAATCAAAATGTACGCACATAAATGAAAGTACAACTTCTAGAGTTTGTTTCATGTCACACAAAGTGCATTTTTATAATAATTTGTTTAAGTCACGAAGCACTGGCGCAGCAAAGTTACTGTTCTGTTCTATAACTTATTAACGGCAAAGCTACAGATGAGGATTAGGGCACCTCGGGAAAAAATATATCAACATAGAAAATAAATCTGGTTTTATTAATATCATATGAGataaaaaatattctgtaaATTTGTTTTAATCCATGTAATTTGTCACCTCTTTGGCCACCAGAGGGCCTCAATGTGATCCTCTAAGTTAGACGTCTAAATCTTTTTCCCACTAAAGAGCTGCAAATCATCTCCGATTTATTTAATTAGACACACACGCACGAGATATCTGGATACCCAAGAGCTGAGCAGGCAGGCCCATAAATTCCTCCAAAACTGtaactgaaaacatttagtGACATAGGCCCGAGGTCACATATCTGAGActgctgaaaaaatgtaaaacgGTTCACACCAGGGGTATATGACAGTGCATGAATGTATACTGCTATAGAGACAGGTCAACTCTCAATTTGCAGCTCATATAATTTTATGGCAGTAATAAATCACTCCTCAAATAGATGAGACAAGATTTGCCTAGACACTGGTGGATCTCTATAGATAAGCAGCCGCAGCAACCTCACACCCTGCTTAGCAGCACACTCTGAGACTGACAAGGTGATTTATTCGCCCACAAGCTGTCAGTTCTAGACAGGTGATAGAGGTGCCCGGAGCTTTTACTGCCGCGTGTCTTCCCCTTCTTATGTGAAATCCTGATTTATGTTTTAATAACATGAATAATAACAcggatgtaaaatgtataaccccccaaaaacaaaatgctttaaCCACTTGATATTAAAACTTGATCAATCAGCAGGAAATTGCACAAATAAGattaatattattgttattattattgaagACTCCCATAAAGTGTTGTCATGTTGATATACGCTTTCATAGGTGATGCCAGCTGTACCGTTATGCGCTACGAGGAGTGGGCCTCCTCCTCTGCGGCTCATGTTGTGCTGATGAATCATGGGAGATGCCTGACGTTTTAAACACCCTTTAAACTCTTTAAGTGGAAAACGTTTGGTGGTGCTTTGATCCCCGACTGTAATCCTAGCAGAGCGCACTTCTGCAGTTAACAGTAAGACTTGTCTAACTTTGCTAAAATTACACAGCAGTAAATCTGAACGCACATAAATCAGTCACAATAAAAAAGATAGCGAACTCAAATACTCTAACTTTAAACACTTGTAAATCTGACCTAAGTGATATATCAGAAAGTGACACGTCCCCACTGCTACTAAATATGCTTGTCATGCTCTTTGCTGCTTTAACTATGTGCAGACAATTGAATTTTTACAGTCAGCTTTGGAGTGTGTGGAAATACAGcacagaagtggtggtgggtaaAGGTTTGATCGCACTGTGTGTAGGATAGCGTATTCAGAGCCATTTCATATACCAAGGTGTCGTTTACAGAGGATAATGGCTCGGAGATCAAGACACATATAAAGTGAGTGCTTTTTACAGCCTTTAAAGCAGGCATGTGCAATTCATTTTCCCAATGGGGAATCAAATGAAAGTACTATTtgtttcactgtgcaataccatcAGAGGTGGGAGGTAACGAAGTACACATACTTCTGTGCTCAAGTAGAACTTTCCGGTATCTGAGGGCCACATCAATCAGCTGAACTCAGTTTTGctcaatattcatttttttatctctttataAGTTTATAAAGGCCCCGGTTTCTCACGTGGGCCACTGGGAAAATTTATTCCCCACCTCTACTTTACTAAAGGCTGTTTTGACTTCAGGGATGAACACAGCCAAAAAGATAGAAAGACACAaatgttctgttctgttcatgaAACTTGGTGTCTCACCACCATTTGTAACACATTTTTGTCACAAATGTGACATCAAAATGAACCCAGCAGCTGTCCCATATCCTCTAAGCACTCCCAGGACTCACACTAATCCTCACATTATGTGAGACTGCAGGTTAATTTCAGCAacgccatttttttttcttatcaatTCATCCTGACAAATCACATTTAAACCACCCCCAGCTTTACTCTGAGACTGTTTAAGCGCACAACAGCAGCGTGATATAAAGGTGGCCACTTAAGGTGGTATTACGTCAGTCCTACTATACTTTTTGTCCCTCACCCTATACAGCAGACTTGTGcaattctttttaaataaatacattttatttattttgtgttattattttttatttttataatagcCAAAAACGAAGTTATCGGTTATTACTTTAATGAGGTCCAGCCATTATTACAGTCTGCTGTTTCTGCTGGCTTGTAAACCAGCAGCGACCTCGTGGTAAATTATAAAGTGTTATCCCACACACTCACCTGTGCCATGAGAGGCCTTCCTCAGCGGCACATCCCCGCGGGCAGCGGCTTCACGGTCGTTGATTCGACGACTTCCGAAGGCCAGCTGCACaatgcacagacacagcagTGCCAGCTTCATCCCGACTCTAAGCTTCATCTCCCTCTTGACACACAGGACCCCTGACGGGAAAGGCCTTCCTTGTGTTGCGATGCCAGCTGAAGCCTTCAAACCCAACCTGTTACTTGGCTGGCCTGTTCTCTGTGTCCGCTTCTCACTCCTCTCCAACTTTAATATATTAAGGAGGCAGGCTCACACACGCATGGTACACACCCCACTTTGTCTCAGCGCCTTCAAACCACAGTGACCGACGGAGTCCCTTTATTCACTTTAAACAAATAGATTTGTTCTgcctttatataaaaaaataaataagataacGGCTCTTACGCAAatagaaaaaacatttattagCCACTTCACAACATAAAGAGAGCAGATTTATTCATGCACATGTAACAGGATGAAATGTTGTTCCTAATAATCTGAAAGAAGTTACTAGTGTGTCTTTATTTGGATTTTATCTGAAGTCCAAGAGCTGAATTTAGAGAACATGATTAAGCTGTGAGACAGAacacagactggcaacctgtgaCGGATGTTTTTATGTGATAACTTTGTCCATGTGGAATTTATCTAATTGTATTCCTGTTGCCTTCCCCTGAAGCCTTGAGACATGAACGAGGATATAAAAAGTTCAAACTTCTTCAGTGAACCTTGCCTTTTGTAGGTTGAAGAAAGCACACACGACGGAAACCTGCAAACTGTACGTGACATTCAATTATTATACAACAACACTTCACGAAGGAAGAAAGTTCAGTCATAATATCAAAgaagcttttaatttgaaacgtGTTTAAAATGATTGGCAGCGGATTTAAAGGACATGTAACAATATCTCCTTTCCATGCTGACAAAGCGAGTCAGAAATGAAAGGCAGCAGCTTGGCCTTAAGCTCCACATTGCACTCTTATATAGCTGCAGTAGATATGTGTTTGTCTGCTTGGTGGGGATTCTTGGTCAGGACTTtatcaaaatatatatttagctGTACTTTGTGACTTATACTCCCTGTGTGCCCGCTGGTTATAAAGAAAGCGTTAAACCCATGGATACATTTATAAGACACAAGAGCTACATTTTCAGTCTCATGTACATAATAAGAGCTTCATCTGGCATCCACATGTTAATACAGCCACAATAAAATCTTTGACTTGGTGAATAATGAGTCTGATAAAGCGTTTTATTATCAGAGAGACTCTATTGTTGCTTAAAATCCATTCAATCACCAACCCCTCCCCTTAAAAACCGTGGCCTCCGAGCTCTGAAAGGTCTGTGGGGAGATCCTGCAACTGATTATCTTCTAATAGGTAATCGATGCTCACAGTTCTGTTGCAGTTTGTGCTGAGTTGTATAGCGAGCAAAGATATTTCAACTTGAGCACATTATGAGCTCaagagttcaaagaaatcaatcaatcaagcagatcttaaaaaaaaaacatacttacCTAAATGTTTTGAGTTTCCATGACAGTTTGTCTCTTTTGGAGTTGCTTAAGCAGATAATTCTTGACTCTTATGCAAGATGATTGACAGGACTGTGCAGTTCTTAAGACACCCTTCATTTCTCTGTATTGTTTTTCCTGGTAGCCAGattctcttttttcctccagGGTTTCTGGAGctgtttcagttttttccttGGCTCTTTGGCTGCTCTTTCACTCATTTTTAgttcagtccttgtacctgatcaTTTCCCTCTGACAATGGTCAGGTACAGGTTCTTGATGTTATTGTTTGCAAGCCATTTAACACTGACTCATGAATtgttcaagcataaaaaggcacTGAGTGTATGAACCAATGCTGTGTCTACAAATAACAGCTCAACTTAGCAAAGCATGATTTTAAATTGTGTCTTTAGGCATTTTGTTACTAGCTGTGGTACGTAAAggtacacaagaactggactgaaaattggtggcaacaggtctgatggagtaATGAATCCCAATGAAACATTTCTGGTTCAAAAAATTGTCGTATGAAAAGAGGAGGTCAGAAGTTGTGGCGAGTGTCTACAACCATTTGTAAAACATGGAGGAAGCTCTGTggtttcagccagtggtgttgggatCTAGTTAAAACTGATGAATTACAGAGGCAGAGAAGTAGATTTTGTTCCACTATTCAACACCATCAGAGGTGGGACGTAACGAAGTAATAGTACTTTgtagaattttcaggtatctttacttgagttgttttttttctgacaacttTTAACTTTCACGCCTaactttaaacaaatatctgtactttccactccttacattttcaaaacggCCTCAATACTTTTGCTTTAACCTATTTGAGAGGAATTATTATTTCACGTCACTATGAGCATTCAAACTTAAAACCGAATTGAGGCTAAACGGTAACACGTGAGCGGAAGTCCTACTCGTGTATTAATCACCAGAGCATGTCACttaaaaagagatgaaagaggcAAAACCATGTCATGTtgtcaggggttaaagtggggcCAGTTTTTTCCCTGGAGCAACACCGGGACGAGAGCAGATGCCCACGAGTATTTATTTCAGCATGTAGGTAGTGCTACAAAAGAGGGCTGAGGGGTAATGCTCTTTAAATAaaaggtaatttcaaatgcagtgaagttttcagtaataatgtgtgtttgtctccCAGTGTGTTGCTAGtttttcacagggagagaaaagaaagagagctaacttcactcagagatggagaaagataagaaagacaggaaTTTAAATGTTAAGCTGATGATACttagatttatttattgaattccACCTTCAGTATAAAGAGAGCATAAACAGGACAACTCATAAAACACCTGCTTACATTTGTTGAATGCCGTTGTGTAAATCCTCAAAGAGGAGTAAACCTCAGAGCAGCAGTAGcccagatcagctgatcacagcctgtacatgGAAAAAATCTACTGAAGCCCACAATAGAAATTGGGATTCTTTTCCCCACGTTGAGCCAATAGAACCGATTTTTAGGGTTCCACCCCTGAGCGCACTCATTCTCTGTTAAGAGGCAAAGTTTGTAATAGAGACAAGAGAAAATAgagatatttttctttctttttctctgctcattttCTGCTTATATGCTTCAAGCAGAATACATTTATTGGAATTAAAATTTAAACCGAAGTAAAGTTTTTATTCTCCTTTATTAAGTCACGTCACctatttccccccctttttttttttaaatatgtagaAATGAACAGCAGTATATTGCGAGGAAAAAAGGCCTTAAGGTTTTCAGTGGCAGCTTCCAAACAGATAATTTAAGATGACTTGCATTTAATGAATGACGACTTTTAATGGAAACCTAAGAAGCCGTTAAAAAAAGCCGTTACTTTATTTCAATCTGTCAAGAAAAATATGACCCAGATGGTTCTGTGCAACTAAGAGCATCAAAGAAAAATTCTATATGCGCCAGGATATGAAAACCAGACTCAGCGCCTCCGTCACTGtcagatgttgttgtttttgtttttaaaaaggc encodes the following:
- the LOC101467659 gene encoding uncharacterized protein LOC101467659; the encoded protein is MKLRVGMKLALLCLCIVQLAFGSRRINDREAAARGDVPLRKASHGTGSTNEIRVRPLFARRGHYERQRILVPKPRGGPTAQNEICPPAKVRPNPVKIKCSQLAQSCLPQSGCCDSCATCHCRFFNAICFCRKTKSQSEKNRQKETPHHITSETKSPTHATGH